A single genomic interval of Candidatus Acidiferrales bacterium harbors:
- a CDS encoding amidohydrolase family protein: MNTTKIIAGGYTFTCNERKDAGAYNIAVRANLIVDLSRDLDGLKRKYPEAEIEDVEGKIILPTFFNSHFHPEAIVCRSVEPRDPISQWREDSLLNVELSVESQNEAFFEKLYHLAFFSALQCGVSGIAFSLIGDEAGARGMYSALKLAGIDAVAFAESDSQTSFLKRVVDKHLKYGGSVPYQKDLTLFGLSAVARINSESPGWIMAHADESEDDVVITRSNFNSGLIQLLKKSKLLGANTILVGLNGTQANSLRAARSEDAKVVLTPTELSLQNFRSIRNVFEKFAIGSNWKTPGLFEEMKRLLEFGVTPHEVLVSATRYGADMFNMGSKSGSIEIGKLANFTFVDTRKYSARRIEKFSLDEAAAAFIEDYTDSDVSDVMLEGEFVCKDRKLLLYNGDELMQEGADLVETVLKYKETIVSEVKYSSPKAPSTREEDTTEMETDNGKVELPKNIRKVFGEDEF; encoded by the coding sequence ATGAACACAACAAAAATCATCGCCGGCGGTTATACGTTCACATGTAACGAGCGAAAAGATGCCGGCGCATATAATATAGCTGTTCGAGCTAACCTTATCGTCGATCTTTCCAGGGACCTTGATGGTCTGAAGCGAAAGTATCCTGAGGCAGAGATAGAGGACGTTGAGGGAAAAATCATACTCCCGACCTTTTTTAATTCGCATTTCCATCCGGAAGCGATCGTATGTCGATCCGTGGAACCCAGGGACCCCATCTCTCAGTGGCGAGAGGACTCACTGCTTAATGTGGAATTATCGGTTGAATCGCAGAACGAGGCCTTTTTTGAAAAGCTGTACCATCTTGCGTTTTTCAGCGCACTGCAGTGCGGAGTCAGCGGGATCGCGTTTTCTTTGATCGGTGACGAAGCCGGTGCTCGGGGAATGTACTCTGCACTGAAGCTTGCGGGCATCGATGCGGTTGCTTTTGCCGAAAGTGATTCACAAACTTCTTTTCTCAAAAGAGTGGTGGACAAGCATCTCAAGTACGGCGGCTCTGTTCCTTATCAAAAAGATCTAACGCTCTTCGGGTTAAGCGCAGTAGCGCGCATCAATTCTGAATCGCCCGGCTGGATCATGGCACATGCGGACGAGAGTGAGGATGACGTTGTCATAACTAGGTCGAATTTCAATTCTGGACTTATCCAGCTCTTGAAGAAGAGCAAACTGTTGGGAGCGAACACGATTTTAGTCGGACTTAACGGTACTCAGGCGAATTCGTTGAGAGCTGCAAGGAGTGAAGATGCAAAAGTTGTCCTGACCCCGACCGAGCTTTCATTGCAGAATTTCAGGTCTATCAGAAATGTTTTTGAAAAGTTTGCAATCGGTTCGAATTGGAAAACTCCTGGACTCTTTGAAGAGATGAAGCGACTCTTAGAGTTCGGAGTAACGCCGCACGAGGTGCTCGTTTCCGCTACTCGATACGGCGCTGACATGTTCAACATGGGCTCAAAATCCGGCAGCATAGAGATTGGAAAGCTGGCAAATTTCACGTTCGTTGACACGAGAAAGTATTCGGCGAGAAGGATAGAGAAGTTCTCTCTGGATGAAGCGGCCGCCGCGTTTATTGAGGATTACACAGATTCCGATGTTTCGGACGTCATGCTTGAAGGCGAGTTCGTGTGTAAGGACAGAAAATTGCTGCTGTACAACGGCGACGAGTTAATGCAAGAGGGAGCGGATTTGGTTGAAACCGTTTTGAAGTACAAGGAAACGATTGTTTCCGAAGTGAAGTATTCGTCGCCGAAAGCTCCATCGACACGGGAGGAAGATACCACGGAGATGGAGACCGATAACGGAAAAGTAGAACTGCCGAAAAATATTCGGAAAGTATTTGGAGAGGATGAATTTTGA
- a CDS encoding SPFH domain-containing protein, protein MEDQVSWEMYEILAGVIVFVIFLLGVRIIRPTHRGLIERLGKYKKFAEPGFHWIIPVIDRMIKVNITEKMVGAEPQTVITNDNLNATVDAQIYYKIKEDEDSVKKSQYNVNSLEYQIVNLTRTTLRNIIGTLTLKSANSERGRINKELIDILVSETGSWGIDILRAELKEIDPPEDVQETMNKIVKAANEKLAAVDYATAAETTADGEKRAAIKRAEGVKQSQILQAQGEAEAIRLVNEAANQYFVGNAQLLKRLETVQASLQQNTKIVVPANQELVNVIGDMAGILPIKKDGPGNK, encoded by the coding sequence ATGGAAGATCAAGTCAGTTGGGAAATGTATGAAATCCTTGCGGGAGTCATTGTTTTTGTTATTTTCTTGTTGGGAGTAAGGATCATCAGGCCGACACATCGCGGGCTTATTGAACGCCTCGGCAAATACAAAAAATTCGCGGAACCGGGTTTTCACTGGATCATACCCGTGATCGACAGGATGATTAAAGTAAATATCACGGAGAAGATGGTCGGAGCGGAACCACAAACAGTAATAACTAACGACAATCTCAACGCGACCGTGGATGCGCAGATTTATTACAAAATCAAGGAGGATGAAGATAGCGTCAAGAAGAGTCAATACAATGTGAACAGTCTGGAATATCAAATCGTCAATCTTACGAGAACTACATTAAGGAACATAATCGGAACACTGACGCTGAAATCCGCTAATAGTGAGCGGGGCAGAATTAACAAAGAGCTTATCGACATTCTGGTCAGCGAAACGGGGAGTTGGGGTATCGACATCCTGAGGGCCGAATTAAAGGAGATTGATCCGCCTGAAGATGTTCAGGAAACGATGAACAAGATCGTGAAGGCAGCTAACGAAAAACTTGCAGCGGTTGATTATGCCACTGCTGCCGAGACGACGGCTGATGGTGAAAAACGTGCGGCGATCAAGCGGGCTGAGGGAGTAAAGCAATCGCAGATATTACAGGCGCAGGGTGAAGCTGAAGCGATTAGATTGGTTAACGAAGCCGCGAATCAGTATTTTGTAGGAAACGCGCAGCTGCTGAAAAGGCTTGAGACCGTTCAAGCATCGTTGCAGCAGAATACAAAGATCGTCGTGCCGGCAAATCAAGAATTGGTGAACGTTATTGGAGATATGGCTGGGATTCTTCCGATAAAAAAGGATGGCCCTGGAAATAAGTGA
- a CDS encoding c-type cytochrome, giving the protein MQRKSFVTILAIILIGAAGLLIQRTMAYAGPQSQPSFAKNLQVLKFVKSKEELKGWMNMVKTSLGVDCDYCHNTDNFASDEKPTKRKARMMLKMLVQVRNDYFAYPDAKQPTCYTCHQGHKEPASEPEGGFKSGD; this is encoded by the coding sequence ATGCAGAGAAAATCCTTTGTCACCATACTCGCGATAATTTTGATCGGGGCAGCAGGGCTCTTGATCCAGCGCACCATGGCTTATGCTGGACCACAATCGCAACCGTCCTTTGCAAAGAACCTTCAGGTCTTGAAGTTTGTAAAATCGAAGGAAGAATTGAAGGGCTGGATGAACATGGTCAAGACCAGTCTCGGCGTCGACTGCGACTACTGCCACAACACGGATAATTTTGCCAGCGACGAAAAACCGACAAAGCGCAAAGCAAGAATGATGCTGAAGATGCTCGTACAAGTCAGGAACGACTATTTCGCATATCCCGATGCAAAACAGCCGACATGCTACACATGTCACCAGGGGCACAAGGAACCGGCAAGCGAACCTGAGGGAGGATTCAAGAGCGGAGATTAA
- a CDS encoding 3-isopropylmalate dehydrogenase: MNSKTYKVAVIPGDGTGPEVVREGIKVLDAAAAKFNFKLDYTHYDFGGDRYLKTGEVLPDSAANELRQFDAIFLGAIGHPDVKPGILEKGILLRLRFELDQYINLRPVRLYPGVETPLKDKGPEQIDYVVVRENTGGIYTGTGGITMKGTPNEIAVQSAVYSRFQVDRCLSYAFEYTRKRNKRKTLALCGKTNVLTYIFDLWERAFHEMGEKEYPDIKREYYHVDATCMWMVKNPEWFDVIVTDNMFGDIITDLGAITQGGMGIAAGGNINPEGVSMFEPIGGSAPKYTGKNVINPLASVCAGSMMLEHLGETKAASAIERSLMDVTAKKMKSMSAGRMGYSTAEVGDLVAKGL, from the coding sequence GTGAACTCAAAAACCTATAAGGTTGCCGTGATTCCAGGTGATGGAACGGGCCCGGAAGTTGTCCGGGAAGGCATCAAGGTGCTGGATGCTGCGGCGGCAAAATTCAATTTCAAATTGGACTATACGCATTACGATTTCGGCGGAGACCGGTACCTGAAAACCGGTGAAGTTCTTCCCGATTCCGCCGCCAACGAACTCAGGCAATTCGATGCCATATTTCTCGGGGCCATCGGCCATCCCGATGTGAAGCCTGGCATTCTTGAAAAAGGAATTCTCCTTCGACTCAGGTTTGAGTTGGATCAGTACATCAACCTTCGCCCGGTCAGACTCTATCCTGGTGTGGAAACACCACTAAAAGACAAAGGGCCCGAACAGATAGATTACGTAGTGGTGCGCGAAAATACCGGCGGCATTTACACCGGTACCGGCGGGATAACCATGAAAGGCACCCCGAACGAAATCGCCGTTCAGAGCGCGGTCTACAGCCGCTTTCAAGTCGACCGTTGCCTTAGCTATGCTTTTGAATATACACGCAAGCGGAACAAAAGAAAGACACTTGCGCTTTGCGGGAAGACAAATGTGCTGACTTATATTTTCGATCTCTGGGAACGGGCGTTCCATGAAATGGGCGAGAAGGAATATCCGGATATAAAGCGCGAGTATTACCACGTGGATGCAACATGCATGTGGATGGTGAAGAACCCTGAATGGTTCGATGTTATCGTGACCGACAATATGTTCGGCGATATCATAACAGATCTCGGTGCCATCACTCAAGGCGGGATGGGAATAGCAGCTGGCGGAAATATCAACCCCGAGGGAGTGAGCATGTTCGAACCTATTGGCGGGTCTGCGCCGAAATATACCGGCAAGAACGTGATCAATCCACTTGCATCGGTTTGTGCCGGATCGATGATGCTGGAACACCTCGGCGAAACAAAAGCAGCATCAGCAATCGAACGCTCCCTCATGGACGTGACGGCAAAGAAAATGAAAAGCATGAGCGCCGGAAGAATGGGCTATTCCACTGCTGAAGTCGGCGACCTGGTAGCCAAAGGCCTGTGA
- the pyk gene encoding pyruvate kinase encodes MVCTLGPASDNHEMISNLVEAGADVFRLNFSHGTHEEHSRHIEIIRALEKEIGKRLTIVQDLQGPKIRVGELKQTLELKNGETVTLAIQQTGALTGDDVVDRKTIPVTYEGLIKDVVVGDRILMDDGLLELKVKLIGARSIDCIVVNGGPLGSHKGINLPGVRVSIPSMTGKDEDDLKFGVGKNVDYVALSFVRHSADVLRLRRLLEQLKGNQGIISKIEKPEAVDDIDAIIEASDAIMVARGDLGVEVPIEDVPIIQKTIIRKCNEYGKPVITATQMLDSMIREPRPTRAEATDVANAVFDGTDAVMLSGETAAGNFPVEAVKTMVSIVGAAESQTNLVERKLNYKTVRDDFTDAIAEAACSLANYIDASFIVTITNTGTTSRALSKYRPGVPIYALTESIDVARKLHLIWGVIPVEVESLSETDAMLSTVSSILKSKSLASKGDTYVLTAGTPLLARGTTNTLRIEEIV; translated from the coding sequence ATCGTCTGCACACTGGGTCCTGCATCCGACAACCATGAGATGATAAGTAACCTTGTCGAAGCCGGTGCAGATGTTTTCAGATTGAATTTTTCGCACGGCACACATGAGGAGCACTCCCGTCATATCGAAATAATCCGCGCGCTTGAAAAGGAAATAGGGAAGAGATTAACCATCGTTCAAGATCTCCAGGGACCAAAAATCAGAGTTGGAGAGTTAAAACAAACTCTGGAACTCAAGAACGGTGAAACTGTAACTCTCGCCATCCAGCAAACCGGGGCTCTGACCGGAGACGATGTTGTCGATCGGAAAACGATTCCGGTGACGTACGAGGGATTGATCAAAGATGTTGTCGTCGGGGATAGAATTCTGATGGATGATGGGCTCTTGGAGTTGAAGGTGAAATTGATAGGTGCGAGAAGTATAGATTGCATTGTAGTGAATGGTGGGCCGCTCGGCTCGCATAAAGGGATCAATTTGCCGGGAGTTAGGGTGAGCATCCCTTCAATGACCGGGAAGGATGAAGATGATTTGAAATTCGGCGTAGGAAAGAACGTCGATTACGTCGCGCTTTCGTTTGTCAGGCATTCCGCGGACGTTCTTAGACTGAGGAGACTCCTTGAGCAGCTCAAAGGAAACCAGGGAATAATCTCTAAGATCGAGAAGCCGGAGGCCGTTGACGATATAGATGCAATCATAGAAGCAAGCGATGCAATCATGGTGGCGCGGGGAGACTTAGGGGTAGAGGTTCCGATTGAAGACGTGCCGATAATTCAAAAAACTATAATTCGTAAATGTAATGAGTACGGAAAGCCGGTCATTACTGCCACTCAAATGCTCGACTCGATGATACGTGAGCCGCGCCCGACCAGGGCAGAGGCAACCGACGTCGCCAATGCAGTATTCGACGGCACTGATGCAGTGATGCTCAGCGGCGAAACTGCGGCGGGCAATTTTCCTGTCGAAGCGGTGAAGACCATGGTTTCCATTGTGGGTGCAGCGGAATCTCAAACAAATCTTGTCGAACGAAAATTGAATTACAAAACCGTTCGCGATGATTTCACCGATGCAATTGCGGAAGCGGCATGTTCACTTGCAAATTATATCGACGCATCGTTTATCGTGACAATAACGAATACTGGGACGACTTCCCGTGCTTTGTCGAAGTACAGACCGGGAGTTCCGATCTACGCTTTGACAGAAAGCATAGATGTTGCACGGAAGCTTCACCTCATTTGGGGAGTAATTCCAGTCGAAGTCGAATCGCTCTCTGAGACGGATGCGATGCTCTCCACTGTAAGCTCAATCTTGAAATCGAAATCGCTTGCGTCAAAGGGAGACACTTATGTTTTGACCGCCGGGACACCGCTGTTGGCGCGTGGCACGACTAATACCCTGAGGATCGAAGAAATCGTTTGA
- a CDS encoding nucleoside recognition domain-containing protein has translation MLNYVWIGLVIIGVLTAAGNDIYDSASNRYHNGAEFELKYDTTAGGRIAFSKDYYEKFYGINVESRDTLMFPATLKAKSIQIKLDESAPQLWKTIAKTAGDEKQITAQITGKNGSGLLILLPSTSLVKTKAVLDAVISYSGTAVEIAVGLIGVMAFWLGIMKLGEDSGLIKIIARLMRPVMTRLFPDIPPDHPAIAAMIMNIAANVLGLNNAATPLGLKAMDELDKLNPRKGTATDAMVTFLAINTAGLTIIPATAIAVRAALGSKEPTVILMTSFFGAGLATIAGVVAAKILQRLKVYRFDGTSGPAASKEETN, from the coding sequence ATGCTTAATTACGTCTGGATAGGCCTGGTAATCATCGGAGTTCTCACGGCTGCCGGTAATGACATATATGATTCGGCATCGAACCGGTATCATAACGGTGCAGAATTCGAGCTTAAGTATGATACGACCGCGGGAGGCAGAATCGCATTCAGCAAGGATTACTACGAGAAATTTTACGGGATAAATGTCGAGTCAAGAGATACTCTCATGTTTCCCGCAACCTTAAAAGCTAAGTCAATTCAGATAAAGTTGGATGAATCTGCCCCACAGCTCTGGAAAACGATCGCAAAAACAGCCGGTGACGAAAAGCAGATCACCGCCCAGATCACAGGCAAAAATGGCTCAGGCCTCCTGATACTTTTGCCTTCAACTTCGCTCGTAAAAACGAAGGCAGTCCTCGATGCCGTCATTAGCTATAGTGGTACGGCGGTTGAAATAGCAGTCGGCTTAATCGGAGTGATGGCTTTCTGGCTCGGCATAATGAAACTCGGCGAGGACAGCGGACTTATAAAGATTATCGCGCGGCTGATGCGCCCCGTCATGACAAGACTATTTCCCGACATTCCACCCGACCACCCGGCTATCGCAGCAATGATAATGAACATTGCGGCAAATGTGCTGGGACTTAACAACGCTGCCACACCTCTCGGATTGAAAGCAATGGACGAGCTGGACAAATTGAACCCCAGAAAAGGCACGGCAACGGATGCGATGGTGACTTTTCTCGCCATAAATACCGCTGGTTTGACAATTATCCCGGCCACTGCAATCGCAGTGCGTGCCGCGCTTGGTTCAAAAGAACCGACGGTCATCCTCATGACATCATTCTTCGGTGCAGGCTTGGCGACGATTGCGGGTGTCGTTGCCGCGAAAATTCTTCAGAGACTGAAGGTGTATCGATTTGACGGCACCTCCGGACCGGCCGCTTCTAAAGAGGAAACAAATTGA
- a CDS encoding NAD-dependent deacylase yields MILEDDVLHSLCSAGNVVALTGAGISAESGVPTFRGADGLWSKLKPEELANFDAFLRNPELVSEWYKHRREVTRVVKPNAAHYALVEMEKIYPHFTLITQNIDNLHRRAGSVNVAELHGNIERNYCLGCGKRYDGKDLDDNSPFRCSKCGGLIRPDIVWFGEMLPLDQWEIAEKASENADVMYVIGTSAVVYPAAQLPMAVKRNGGAVIEVNIEETPVTEFADASFHGPASEILTQIVEKIKEKISEEPK; encoded by the coding sequence ATGATACTTGAAGATGACGTTCTCCATTCTCTTTGTTCCGCAGGAAATGTTGTTGCGTTGACAGGAGCGGGAATCTCCGCGGAGAGCGGTGTGCCTACGTTCAGAGGTGCAGACGGGTTGTGGAGCAAGCTCAAGCCGGAAGAGTTGGCAAATTTCGACGCGTTTTTGAGGAACCCGGAGCTTGTGTCCGAATGGTACAAACATCGAAGAGAGGTTACAAGGGTGGTGAAACCGAACGCTGCGCACTACGCGCTCGTAGAGATGGAGAAGATCTATCCGCATTTCACTCTCATCACCCAGAACATTGATAATCTGCATCGGCGGGCCGGTTCTGTCAATGTTGCGGAACTCCACGGGAACATCGAAAGAAATTATTGTCTCGGCTGTGGAAAAAGATATGACGGGAAGGATCTCGACGATAACAGCCCATTCAGGTGTTCGAAGTGCGGCGGCTTGATCAGGCCCGACATAGTCTGGTTCGGCGAGATGCTTCCCCTTGACCAATGGGAAATTGCCGAAAAAGCTTCCGAGAATGCTGATGTCATGTACGTCATAGGGACCTCAGCGGTCGTTTATCCTGCCGCACAGTTGCCGATGGCCGTGAAAAGAAACGGCGGAGCAGTTATCGAAGTCAATATAGAAGAAACTCCGGTTACTGAATTTGCAGACGCATCGTTTCACGGTCCGGCATCTGAAATTCTGACGCAGATTGTCGAGAAGATAAAGGAGAAAATTTCTGAAGAACCAAAATAG
- a CDS encoding spore maturation protein: MIKEILEAVSIIAIPLIVAGFVFYAAKKKVPVYESFVSGAKGGFEVAIKIIPYLVAMLVAIGIFRASGAMDILVGLLSPIAHLIRMPPEALPMALLRPLSGSGSLGLMSDIMKKYGPDSFIGVLVSTMYGSSETTFYVIAVYFGAANIYRTRHAVAAGLIADVVGMLGALFICRILFG, from the coding sequence TTGATCAAAGAGATTTTGGAAGCCGTATCGATAATTGCGATCCCATTAATTGTCGCAGGCTTTGTGTTTTACGCCGCGAAGAAGAAGGTCCCCGTTTACGAATCGTTCGTATCAGGCGCTAAGGGCGGCTTTGAGGTGGCGATAAAAATAATTCCTTACCTCGTTGCGATGCTTGTGGCAATAGGAATTTTCCGGGCGAGCGGCGCGATGGACATCCTGGTCGGTTTGCTCTCGCCGATCGCACACTTGATCAGAATGCCGCCCGAAGCTCTGCCCATGGCGCTCTTAAGGCCGCTGAGCGGAAGCGGCTCATTGGGACTCATGAGCGACATAATGAAAAAGTATGGACCTGACTCATTTATTGGCGTTCTAGTCTCTACAATGTATGGCAGCAGCGAGACAACTTTTTATGTAATTGCAGTATATTTTGGTGCGGCAAACATCTACCGAACACGGCATGCTGTGGCTGCCGGATTGATCGCGGATGTAGTCGGAATGCTTGGTGCTTTGTTTATTTGCAGGATCTTATTCGGTTAA
- a CDS encoding penicillin acylase family protein produces MSSLPQQDGTVEVHGIGNNIEVARDTLGVPYIMARSDSDAYFALGFVHAQDRLFQMEMYRRLGEGRLSEVFGKKTVAVDELFRALRFSEMADSIYRSSSWISRDILRWYSNGVNAYLSSARTFPAEFALLQFEPSEWAPKDCIVVARLMAWELNISWWTKPAFGEIFDRLGKDTAALLIPGFNLTPKASHGFHRKISTALNNFMDLNSEAMSFVNGSRSPDGFGSNNWVISPKRTNTGSAILCNDPHLALSQPAKWYFVSVSSPEMHVMGTTLPGTPGIVIGRNDDISWGMTNVMADDCDFYAIQSDSTDTDYYWYDGKLISFQTTTDTIRIKDDVPLVFTMRTTVHGPVVSDVISKSYESGALRTDAVRSSEAVAFRWNAYWPSDETRAIYLINRARDFSEFLNALRYFGTPAQNFVYADTKGNIGFKAAGNIPLRTYPMPFLPQDGGSSKFVWQNFIPFDLLPGSYNPSPAFIATANNEITPDNFPYYITNLYEPSSRIDRITSFISGHDTMTVALCRRLQLDYQSELMSLLNEKLLAACDSEKYFPRELIYLRNFDGNIDSKSTAASILNEVYVEIMKNLFEPILGKSLYQRYVLISNVPTRALENMLRNSDDVARLYGVTNGDSLMNLKLAESLETTLENLQREFGRQPINWMWGKIHTLELKHPMSANSLIRKLYDLGPFRRGGNNTTVNNGEYSIDAPFDMLVGPSMRMIVDMSRQGIYFSLPGGECGQLLSAHYSDFLEDYIIGRTRFFPMRLSEREILHKLELVAVP; encoded by the coding sequence ATGTCTTCACTGCCGCAGCAGGATGGAACTGTAGAAGTCCACGGCATCGGGAATAATATCGAGGTCGCAAGGGATACTCTCGGCGTCCCATATATCATGGCCAGATCAGATTCCGATGCGTACTTCGCTCTTGGATTTGTTCATGCTCAGGACAGACTTTTCCAAATGGAGATGTACAGAAGATTGGGGGAAGGAAGATTAAGCGAAGTGTTCGGGAAGAAAACGGTCGCGGTAGACGAACTCTTTCGTGCGCTGAGATTCTCGGAGATGGCAGATTCAATTTATAGGTCAAGCTCATGGATCAGCAGAGACATTCTTCGGTGGTACTCAAACGGAGTGAATGCATATCTTTCAAGCGCAAGAACATTTCCTGCCGAATTTGCCCTCCTTCAATTCGAACCGTCCGAGTGGGCTCCGAAGGATTGTATCGTTGTAGCTCGGCTGATGGCGTGGGAATTGAACATTTCGTGGTGGACGAAGCCGGCGTTCGGGGAAATCTTTGACCGGCTGGGTAAAGACACTGCAGCGCTTTTAATACCTGGATTTAATTTGACACCTAAGGCTTCGCACGGTTTTCACAGAAAAATATCAACCGCATTGAATAATTTTATGGACTTAAATTCGGAGGCGATGAGTTTTGTCAACGGCTCCCGGTCTCCCGACGGTTTCGGAAGCAACAATTGGGTCATCTCCCCGAAAAGGACAAACACGGGCTCTGCCATTCTTTGCAACGACCCTCATCTTGCGCTCAGTCAGCCGGCAAAGTGGTATTTTGTTTCGGTAAGTTCTCCGGAGATGCACGTTATGGGTACAACGCTTCCCGGGACGCCCGGAATTGTCATAGGGAGAAATGACGATATATCATGGGGGATGACAAACGTCATGGCCGATGACTGTGACTTCTACGCTATCCAGTCCGACTCGACGGATACCGACTACTATTGGTATGACGGCAAATTAATTTCTTTTCAAACCACAACAGATACGATAAGAATAAAGGACGATGTGCCGCTTGTCTTCACGATGCGCACTACTGTTCATGGTCCGGTAGTTAGTGACGTCATTTCCAAATCGTACGAATCAGGTGCATTGCGCACCGATGCCGTGCGGTCATCCGAAGCGGTTGCTTTTCGGTGGAATGCTTACTGGCCCAGTGATGAAACCAGAGCAATATATCTTATCAACCGGGCGAGAGATTTTTCCGAATTTCTAAATGCACTAAGATACTTCGGGACTCCTGCGCAGAATTTTGTTTATGCAGATACGAAAGGAAACATCGGATTCAAGGCGGCGGGAAATATTCCGCTGAGAACTTATCCAATGCCGTTTCTTCCGCAGGACGGGGGATCCAGCAAATTTGTCTGGCAGAACTTTATTCCTTTCGATTTGCTGCCGGGGAGTTATAATCCGTCTCCGGCCTTTATCGCAACTGCGAACAATGAGATTACTCCCGATAACTTTCCGTATTACATTACGAACTTATACGAACCGTCTTCGCGCATCGACAGAATTACTTCTTTTATCTCCGGTCATGATACTATGACGGTCGCTCTTTGCCGGCGGCTCCAGCTCGATTATCAATCGGAGCTCATGTCTTTGCTGAATGAAAAACTTCTTGCGGCATGTGACAGCGAGAAATATTTTCCCAGGGAATTGATTTACCTCAGAAACTTCGACGGCAACATCGACTCCAAGAGCACGGCAGCTTCGATTCTCAATGAAGTCTACGTTGAAATTATGAAAAACCTGTTCGAGCCGATTCTTGGTAAATCTCTTTATCAGAGATACGTTCTTATCAGTAATGTCCCCACGCGGGCGCTTGAAAATATGCTGAGAAATTCCGACGACGTCGCGAGGTTGTATGGTGTCACAAACGGAGACAGTCTGATGAATCTAAAACTTGCCGAAAGTTTGGAAACGACGCTTGAAAATTTGCAGAGAGAATTCGGCCGCCAGCCCATCAATTGGATGTGGGGAAAAATTCATACGCTCGAATTGAAGCATCCGATGAGCGCCAATTCGCTGATCAGGAAACTTTACGACCTGGGGCCGTTTCGAAGAGGTGGTAATAATACGACCGTGAACAACGGCGAGTATTCGATCGACGCCCCATTCGATATGCTGGTTGGCCCTTCGATGAGAATGATCGTCGACATGAGCAGGCAAGGGATCTATTTCAGTTTGCCGGGCGGCGAATGCGGTCAGCTCTTGAGTGCTCACTATTCCGATTTCTTGGAGGACTACATCATCGGAAGGACGAGGTTCTTCCCGATGCGCTTGTCTGAACGTGAGATCTTGCACAAGCTGGAATTGGTCGCCGTACCATGA
- a CDS encoding YjbH domain-containing protein, with protein MRIIITTVSLFLICSMASAGNINGSAGSDGQVEARYLIDMPTAGILHNGMIGMDVNFYEQSGLLMSLEAGAFNRLTFGLSYGGTNIIGSGSVDWNKLPGVNIRFRVIDETADFPAIAIGFDSQGKDPYVSRYDRYLYKSPGFFAAGSKYFNMLGYFGLHGGINYSLENKDGNKNINFYVGADKTIGSDISVIAEYNFGLNDNLTDTLRLAHPGPGYLNAGVRWSVGNGFTVEFDYKNLFDLKKTESVRTVRIEYVQTM; from the coding sequence ATGAGAATTATCATCACAACAGTGTCATTATTTTTAATATGCTCCATGGCGTCTGCGGGAAACATCAATGGAAGCGCGGGAAGCGACGGGCAAGTTGAAGCTCGATACTTGATCGATATGCCTACCGCCGGAATATTGCATAACGGGATGATCGGAATGGATGTTAATTTCTATGAACAGAGCGGTCTGTTGATGTCGCTTGAGGCTGGGGCATTTAATCGACTCACTTTCGGACTGAGCTATGGTGGTACTAATATTATCGGGTCAGGTTCAGTGGACTGGAACAAGCTGCCGGGAGTGAACATACGCTTTCGCGTAATTGACGAGACGGCGGATTTTCCGGCTATTGCTATCGGCTTCGATTCGCAGGGAAAAGACCCGTATGTTTCAAGGTATGATCGTTACCTGTACAAATCTCCGGGTTTTTTTGCGGCTGGGTCAAAATATTTTAACATGCTTGGTTACTTCGGCCTGCATGGTGGAATAAACTATTCGCTGGAAAACAAAGACGGCAACAAAAACATAAATTTTTATGTCGGCGCCGATAAGACGATAGGGAGTGATATCTCCGTAATCGCAGAATATAATTTCGGCTTAAATGATAACCTGACCGACACCCTTCGCCTGGCGCACCCGGGACCAGGCTACCTTAATGCAGGCGTGAGGTGGAGCGTCGGAAACGGATTTACCGTCGAGTTCGATTACAAAAACTTGTTTGATCTGAAGAAGACAGAGAGCGTTCGTACGGTCCGGATTGAATATGTCCAGACGATGTAA